One window of the Haloarcula halobia genome contains the following:
- a CDS encoding DUF7311 family protein: MVRLVLAAVVTGALLAVSTPAISAAGVERTDATLERQLGALSDRLGHLVAADDPGRGASARVVATLRLPGRSLTSARVDRVTFHDRDGVGVVTWQVGAGHRGRQLLVDVPLRPVGGVLTLAAAGTHRLAFELAGRDGAPVVTVRRLAGNRSREAADE, translated from the coding sequence ATGGTTCGCCTGGTGCTGGCGGCCGTCGTGACGGGGGCGCTACTCGCGGTGAGCACGCCCGCTATCTCGGCGGCGGGCGTCGAGCGCACTGACGCGACGCTCGAACGGCAACTCGGGGCGCTGTCGGACCGACTCGGGCACCTGGTCGCCGCGGACGACCCAGGCCGGGGAGCGAGCGCGCGAGTGGTGGCGACGCTGCGCCTGCCCGGGCGGTCGCTGACCAGTGCCCGCGTCGATCGAGTCACCTTCCACGACCGCGATGGGGTAGGCGTCGTGACCTGGCAGGTCGGGGCGGGCCACCGCGGCCGGCAGCTGCTTGTCGACGTCCCACTACGTCCAGTCGGTGGCGTGCTCACGCTGGCGGCGGCCGGCACACACCGGCTCGCGTTCGAACTGGCCGGCCGCGACGGCGCACCGGTCGTGACCGTCCGGCGGCTGGCGGGGAACCGTTCACGGGAGGCCGCCGATGAGTGA
- a CDS encoding DUF7310 family coiled-coil domain-containing protein, giving the protein MTDLETLAERVRTVERAVTDGESEFPDATALADLETRIEALEDRVADIDDRTTELEAATQALRGYVGNVRSVNEDVEQRADAALAATDRLERRLDEELPGRGRTAPVGDGTPTGQGGPDETVAGQNGVEDTLTGQRGPDSVDQRCDAADEIRPPDGRPAHAQDSTEFDSAPAGSGGGHDTDDLTSLTEGASDRDPDAADEPGVLARIRAYL; this is encoded by the coding sequence ATGACCGACCTCGAAACGCTGGCAGAGCGCGTCCGGACCGTCGAACGGGCCGTCACCGACGGCGAGAGCGAGTTCCCCGACGCGACGGCACTCGCCGACCTGGAGACGCGCATCGAGGCGCTGGAGGACCGCGTCGCGGACATCGACGACCGGACGACCGAACTGGAGGCGGCGACCCAGGCGCTCCGCGGGTACGTCGGGAACGTCCGCTCGGTCAACGAGGACGTCGAACAGCGCGCCGACGCGGCCCTCGCTGCGACCGACCGACTGGAACGGCGACTGGACGAGGAGCTGCCCGGGCGGGGCAGGACCGCCCCGGTGGGTGACGGCACGCCGACCGGACAGGGCGGCCCGGACGAGACAGTCGCCGGGCAGAACGGGGTGGAAGACACGCTGACCGGACAGCGCGGACCGGACTCTGTCGACCAGCGCTGTGACGCGGCAGATGAAATCCGACCTCCGGACGGGCGGCCAGCGCACGCGCAGGATTCCACCGAGTTCGACAGCGCGCCGGCCGGCAGTGGGGGCGGTCACGACACGGACGACCTCACGTCGCTCACGGAGGGAGCGTCCGACCGGGACCCGGACGCGGCCGACGAGCCCGGAGTGCTCGCCCGGATACGGGCGTACCTGTGA
- the mre11 gene encoding DNA double-strand break repair protein Mre11: MTRVIHTGDTHIGYQQYHVPERRRDFLAAFRQVVDDAVDDDVDAVVHAGDLFHDRRPTLTDILGTLEVLETLDEAGIPFLAVVGNHEAKRDAQWLDLYESLGLATRLGADPTAVGDTAFYGLDFVPRSQREDLAYEFAPSDAEHAALVTHGLFQPFDYGDWDVSEVLSAATVDFDAMLLGDNHAPGKQRVEGAWVTYCGSTERASASERDDRGYNIVTFDGEVRITRRGLETREFVFVDVELDGEEGADRVRRRVGQHDLEDAVVVVTIDGEGDPIAPASVEEFALDAGALVARVTDHRELATEDRETSVSFADPDEAVTERVRELGLSGAARDIDETVRASKVADSNVADTVEQRVRDLVEADPDALTAAVDRSSEDAETGVEDRGPAGDDADAQPDGSDASTGGAEARAAETDAPADGSDAPAEEVDASAPRSDSQADMGEFL; this comes from the coding sequence ATGACACGGGTGATACACACCGGTGACACCCACATCGGGTACCAGCAGTACCACGTGCCCGAACGCCGCCGGGACTTCCTCGCGGCGTTCCGGCAGGTCGTCGACGACGCCGTCGACGACGACGTCGACGCGGTGGTACACGCCGGCGACCTGTTTCACGATCGCCGGCCGACGCTCACCGACATCCTGGGGACCCTCGAGGTGCTCGAGACGCTGGACGAGGCCGGAATCCCGTTTCTCGCCGTCGTCGGCAACCACGAGGCGAAACGGGACGCCCAGTGGCTCGACCTCTACGAGTCGCTGGGACTGGCGACGCGGCTCGGCGCCGACCCTACCGCCGTCGGCGACACGGCGTTCTACGGGCTCGATTTCGTCCCGCGGTCCCAGCGCGAGGACCTCGCGTACGAGTTCGCGCCGTCCGACGCCGAGCACGCGGCGCTCGTCACGCACGGCCTCTTCCAGCCGTTCGACTACGGCGACTGGGACGTGAGCGAGGTGCTCTCGGCGGCCACCGTCGACTTCGACGCGATGCTGCTGGGCGACAACCACGCGCCGGGCAAACAGCGCGTTGAGGGCGCCTGGGTCACCTACTGCGGGTCGACCGAGCGCGCGAGCGCGAGCGAACGCGACGACCGGGGGTACAACATCGTCACCTTCGACGGCGAGGTCCGCATCACGCGCCGTGGCCTGGAGACCCGCGAGTTCGTCTTCGTCGACGTCGAACTCGACGGCGAGGAGGGGGCAGACCGCGTCCGTCGCCGCGTCGGACAGCACGACCTCGAGGACGCCGTCGTCGTCGTGACAATCGACGGCGAGGGCGACCCGATCGCCCCCGCGAGCGTCGAGGAGTTCGCGCTCGACGCCGGGGCGCTCGTCGCTCGCGTCACCGACCACCGGGAACTCGCGACCGAGGACCGCGAGACGAGCGTGAGCTTCGCCGACCCGGACGAGGCCGTCACCGAACGGGTCCGCGAACTGGGGCTGAGCGGGGCCGCCCGCGACATCGACGAGACGGTCCGCGCGTCGAAGGTCGCCGACTCGAACGTCGCCGACACCGTCGAACAGCGGGTCCGCGACCTCGTGGAGGCGGACCCGGACGCCCTGACCGCGGCGGTCGACCGGTCGAGCGAGGACGCCGAGACGGGCGTCGAGGACAGGGGCCCGGCCGGAGACGACGCTGACGCACAACCCGACGGGAGCGACGCGTCGACGGGCGGCGCGGAGGCGCGCGCTGCGGAGACCGACGCCCCGGCGGACGGGTCCGACGCACCAGCGGAGGAGGTCGACGCATCGGCACCCCGTTCCGACAGCCAGGCCGACATGGGGGAGTTCCTGTGA
- the rad50 gene encoding DNA double-strand break repair ATPase Rad50, whose product MRFQRVRLENFKCYDDADLRLDRGVTVIHGLNGSGKSSLLEACFFALYGSKAIDETLEEVVTIGAEDCTIELWFAHGGTEYHLTRRVRNTGEQAQTAKCVLETPEGTFEGARDVRGRVTELLRMDDEAFVNCAYVRQGEVNKLINASPRERQDMLDDLLQLGKLETYRERASDARLGVGRVRDDKQGALSQLDEQIAEKADKDLHERLNSLETRRSEVNEKIEQFTEQREQARETLEQATTVLEEHAEKREELAALEDDVASLREAITETETERTRLKDRISDVRTERESLEADLEETLADTELAAADPDAVAGRLETLEERDEELQARIEDERVEAQKHSGEADSLAETATDLESRAESKRSEADALAEEVEAARETIAQRREKLDDIDDDIASLEARFESASVGRDEVGSHRDDVAAELREARQRVTELETTLDKERESLAEAEALLEAGKCPECGQDVEDSPHVDSIEDDRERVADLEADLEAARETVAELEADLEDAEALVEAADDLATLETNRENVAQLVAEKERGIDDDQERIETLREAAAELESRAERKREAAAEAREEAEACRSVVAECNQERQTVKSALQRLERVEELLGEIAEREETAERLRERREQQAELNDQRRERLADKRERKEELEAEFDDERIDQARSQKENAEAYIEKADGKLDELRATRDDLQNAIGGVRNELEELETLRERREDLETTLANLEALYDETEDLQEMYGRLRAELRQRNVETLERMLNETFRLIYQNDSYSHIELDGEYELTVYQKDGDPLEPGQLSGGERALFNLSLRCAIYRLLAEGIEGSAPMPPLILDEPTVFLDSGHVTQLLDLVAYMRDEVGVEQILVVSHDDELVGAADDLVRVEKDATSNRSRVDRVEASVAELV is encoded by the coding sequence ATGAGGTTCCAGCGGGTCCGCCTGGAGAACTTCAAGTGCTACGACGACGCCGACCTGCGACTCGACCGCGGCGTGACCGTCATCCACGGCCTCAACGGGAGCGGGAAGTCCTCGCTCCTGGAGGCCTGTTTCTTCGCGCTCTACGGCTCGAAGGCCATCGACGAGACCCTCGAGGAGGTAGTCACCATCGGTGCCGAGGACTGCACCATCGAACTCTGGTTCGCCCACGGCGGCACGGAGTACCACCTCACCCGCCGCGTGCGCAACACGGGCGAGCAGGCCCAGACGGCAAAGTGCGTCCTCGAGACGCCGGAGGGGACCTTCGAGGGGGCCCGCGACGTCCGCGGGCGCGTCACCGAACTGCTCCGGATGGACGACGAGGCGTTCGTCAACTGCGCGTACGTCCGCCAGGGCGAGGTCAACAAGCTCATCAACGCCTCGCCACGCGAGCGCCAGGACATGCTCGACGACCTCCTCCAGCTCGGGAAGCTCGAGACCTATCGGGAGCGCGCGAGCGACGCCCGTCTCGGGGTCGGGCGCGTACGCGACGACAAACAGGGGGCACTCTCGCAACTGGACGAACAGATCGCAGAGAAAGCGGACAAGGACCTCCACGAGCGACTGAACTCCCTGGAGACGCGCCGGAGCGAGGTCAACGAGAAGATAGAGCAGTTCACCGAGCAGCGAGAGCAGGCCCGGGAGACCCTCGAGCAGGCCACCACCGTCCTCGAGGAACACGCGGAGAAACGCGAGGAGCTCGCCGCGCTCGAGGACGACGTCGCGTCGCTCCGGGAGGCGATAACCGAGACCGAGACCGAGCGGACGCGGCTCAAGGACCGCATCTCGGACGTGCGCACCGAGCGCGAGTCGCTCGAGGCGGACCTCGAGGAGACGCTCGCGGACACGGAGCTGGCGGCGGCGGACCCCGACGCCGTCGCAGGTCGCCTCGAGACGCTCGAGGAGCGCGACGAGGAGCTCCAGGCCAGGATCGAGGACGAGCGCGTCGAGGCACAGAAACACAGCGGCGAGGCCGACTCGCTGGCCGAGACGGCGACCGACCTCGAATCGCGGGCCGAGTCCAAGCGGTCCGAGGCCGACGCGCTGGCCGAGGAGGTCGAGGCGGCCCGCGAGACCATCGCCCAGCGCCGCGAGAAGCTCGACGACATCGACGACGACATCGCTAGTCTGGAGGCACGATTCGAGTCGGCGTCCGTCGGTCGTGACGAGGTCGGGAGCCACCGCGACGACGTCGCGGCGGAGCTGCGCGAGGCGCGACAGCGCGTGACCGAGCTGGAGACCACCCTGGACAAGGAGCGCGAGTCGCTGGCGGAGGCCGAGGCGCTGCTCGAGGCCGGCAAGTGCCCCGAGTGTGGCCAGGACGTCGAGGACTCGCCCCACGTCGACTCAATCGAGGACGACCGGGAGCGTGTCGCCGACCTGGAGGCCGACCTCGAAGCCGCCCGGGAGACGGTCGCGGAACTCGAGGCCGACCTCGAGGACGCCGAGGCGCTCGTCGAGGCGGCCGACGACCTGGCGACGCTCGAGACCAACCGGGAGAACGTCGCCCAGCTGGTCGCCGAGAAGGAGCGCGGTATCGACGACGACCAGGAACGCATCGAGACGCTGCGCGAGGCGGCCGCGGAGCTGGAGTCGCGGGCCGAGAGAAAGCGCGAGGCCGCCGCCGAGGCACGCGAGGAAGCCGAGGCGTGCCGGTCGGTCGTCGCCGAGTGCAACCAGGAGCGCCAGACCGTCAAGTCGGCCCTCCAGCGACTCGAGCGCGTCGAGGAGTTGCTCGGTGAGATAGCGGAGCGCGAGGAGACGGCCGAGCGCCTGCGCGAGAGACGCGAGCAGCAGGCCGAGCTGAACGACCAGCGCCGCGAGCGACTGGCCGACAAGCGGGAGCGAAAGGAGGAACTGGAGGCCGAGTTCGACGACGAGCGCATCGACCAGGCCCGCTCGCAGAAGGAAAATGCCGAGGCCTACATCGAGAAGGCCGACGGGAAACTCGACGAGCTCCGGGCGACGCGCGACGACCTCCAGAACGCCATCGGCGGCGTGCGAAACGAACTCGAGGAGCTCGAGACACTCCGCGAGCGGCGCGAGGACCTGGAGACGACCCTGGCGAACCTCGAGGCACTCTACGACGAGACCGAAGACCTCCAGGAGATGTACGGGCGCCTCCGTGCGGAACTGCGCCAGCGCAACGTCGAGACTCTCGAGCGGATGCTCAACGAGACGTTCCGGCTCATCTACCAGAACGACTCGTACTCCCACATCGAACTCGACGGCGAGTACGAGCTGACGGTGTACCAGAAGGACGGCGACCCGCTGGAACCCGGCCAGCTGTCCGGCGGGGAGCGGGCGCTGTTCAACCTGAGCCTGCGCTGTGCCATCTACCGCCTGCTCGCGGAGGGCATCGAGGGGTCGGCTCCGATGCCGCCGCTCATCCTGGACGAACCGACGGTGTTCCTCGACTCGGGCCACGTCACGCAGTTGCTGGACCTGGTGGCGTACATGCGCGACGAGGTTGGCGTCGAGCAGATTCTCGTCGTCAGCCACGACGATGAGCTCGTCGGCGCGGCCGACGACCTGGTCCGCGTCGAGAAAGACGCCACCTCGAACCGCTCGCGGGTCGACCGGGTCGAAGCGTCGGTGGCGGAGTTAGTCTGA
- a CDS encoding DUF7346 family protein: MRTVRDASGRRYLLVKTSSDASLVRDPETGTQRHLPNDELEPVEGESPLVTAARGVPAPVRRVLSAVHDDRALGLLVELDARGPLSVHELLDAYDLCESDLHGLLAEFRAAGLVEAADAGGRRGYDATETTREALEVLAPSSD, translated from the coding sequence ATGCGAACGGTTCGAGACGCGTCCGGGCGTCGCTATCTTCTGGTGAAGACCTCGAGCGACGCCAGCCTCGTCCGCGACCCGGAGACGGGCACCCAGCGACACCTCCCCAACGACGAGCTCGAACCGGTCGAGGGCGAGTCCCCGCTCGTGACCGCCGCGCGTGGCGTCCCTGCGCCCGTCCGGCGCGTACTCTCGGCGGTCCACGACGACCGCGCGCTCGGCCTGCTCGTCGAACTGGACGCCCGCGGCCCGCTGTCCGTTCACGAACTGCTCGACGCCTACGACCTCTGTGAGAGCGACCTGCACGGCCTGCTGGCGGAGTTTCGCGCGGCGGGCCTCGTCGAGGCAGCCGACGCTGGCGGGCGGCGCGGTTACGACGCGACCGAGACGACCCGCGAGGCGCTCGAGGTCCTCGCGCCGTCGTCAGACTAA
- a CDS encoding DUF7322 domain-containing protein, with amino-acid sequence MDIPGDDDPDVSGNVFTQKSKHEPEEFDPESLGPPTPTPSGADYQSDVAGLFVKLVVVFNVALLALALGPMLAYFRGQVDLGSRVFLVGVVFFGYGTYEYLQFTRRDTDDTGAGDDETSDGEGVDAGDSDGGTAVARRGDHNG; translated from the coding sequence GTGGACATCCCCGGCGACGACGACCCCGACGTGAGCGGGAACGTCTTCACCCAAAAGAGCAAACACGAACCCGAGGAGTTCGACCCCGAAAGCCTCGGCCCGCCGACGCCAACGCCCAGCGGGGCCGACTACCAGAGCGACGTCGCCGGCCTGTTCGTCAAACTCGTCGTCGTGTTCAACGTCGCGTTGCTCGCACTGGCGCTCGGTCCGATGCTGGCGTACTTCCGTGGCCAGGTCGACCTGGGGAGCCGCGTCTTCCTGGTCGGCGTCGTCTTCTTCGGCTATGGCACCTACGAGTACCTCCAGTTCACCAGACGAGACACCGACGACACCGGGGCCGGGGATGACGAGACGAGTGACGGAGAAGGGGTCGACGCCGGCGACTCGGACGGCGGGACGGCCGTCGCTCGCCGCGGCGACCACAACGGCTAA
- a CDS encoding DUF7331 family protein — MSHHASPDGEADRSEALRSEPALPAAVQTTETYETDEGTVFYDAENPLAWLQTDTVVRLQDVN, encoded by the coding sequence ATGTCGCACCACGCATCCCCCGACGGCGAGGCGGACAGGTCCGAAGCGCTCCGGTCGGAGCCGGCACTGCCGGCGGCCGTGCAGACGACCGAGACCTACGAGACCGACGAGGGGACGGTATTCTACGACGCGGAGAACCCGCTCGCGTGGCTCCAGACCGACACTGTGGTCAGGCTCCAGGACGTGAACTGA
- a CDS encoding DNA-directed DNA polymerase, whose product MTDESQRALGDFAGGTAGGDDRPVADEAAAVAGNGGGGAAVVDVDDQQFPAVEETTEFVVTQVDYTVEGSGDDEHPVVHVFGRTDDREAVHARVYDFKPYFYAPADSATPDRLRQYDRITGWEEADADGDPYESIRGERLMKIFGQTPRDVGQMRDDFDHYEADILFPNRLLIDKDITSGVRVPARELDDGSLKVHHREITPVEASAAPRVNTFDIEVDDRSGFPEEGEEPILCLTSHDSYDDEYVVWLYQSPDGIDGPEALAGYDPIRQDADFDADVRIFEEEEAMLEAFVDYIVETDPDVLTGWNFDDFDAPYLLDRLDVLQDYGHDYDLDVDRLSRVNEVWRSDWQGPDIKGRVVFDLLYAYKRTQFTELESYRLDAVGEQELGVGKERYSGDIGDLWEQDPERLLEYNLRDVELCVELDREQDIIDFWDEVRTFVGCKLEDATTPGDAVDMYVLHKLYGEFALPSKGQQASEDYEGGAVFDPITGVRENVTVLDLKSLYPMCMVTTNASPETKVDPETYDGETYRAPNGTHFRKEPDGVIREMVDELLTEREEKKERRNSFDPENPEYERLDRQQAAVKVIMNSLYGVLGWDRFRLYDKEMGAAVTATGREVIDYTDEVVENEGYEVVYGDTDSVMLQLGDIGPDDVEGDISVTDEMREKHPEMDERELTTLAATIAKGFELEDTINASYDEFATEQLNATDHRFQIEFEKLYRRFFQAGKKKRYAGHIVWKEGKHVDDIDITGFEYQRSDIAPITKRVQKEVIDRIVHGEDAESIKTYVGEVIEDYQAGNVDFDDVGIPGGIGKQLDNYDTDTAQVRGAKYANLLLGTNFQRGSKPKRLYLDRVHSDFFERIEDEEGLDPAQDPLYGEFRRDPDVICFEYADQIPEEFEVDWDKMLEKTLKGPIARILEALDISWDEVKSGQEQTGLGQFM is encoded by the coding sequence ATGACCGACGAGAGCCAGCGAGCCCTCGGCGATTTCGCCGGGGGAACTGCGGGTGGGGACGACCGCCCCGTCGCCGACGAGGCGGCGGCCGTCGCCGGCAACGGGGGCGGCGGGGCCGCGGTCGTCGACGTCGACGACCAGCAGTTCCCGGCCGTCGAGGAGACGACGGAGTTCGTCGTCACGCAGGTCGACTACACCGTCGAGGGAAGCGGCGACGACGAGCACCCGGTCGTCCACGTCTTCGGCCGGACCGACGACCGCGAGGCCGTCCACGCCCGCGTCTACGACTTCAAGCCGTACTTCTACGCACCTGCCGACAGCGCCACGCCGGACCGACTGCGCCAGTACGACCGCATCACCGGCTGGGAGGAGGCCGACGCCGACGGCGACCCCTACGAGTCCATCCGGGGCGAGCGCCTGATGAAGATCTTCGGCCAGACGCCCCGTGACGTCGGGCAGATGCGCGACGACTTCGACCACTACGAGGCCGACATCCTCTTTCCCAACCGCCTGCTCATCGACAAGGACATCACGAGCGGCGTCCGCGTTCCGGCCCGCGAACTCGACGACGGGAGTCTGAAGGTCCATCACCGCGAGATTACCCCGGTCGAGGCCAGTGCCGCCCCGCGGGTCAACACGTTCGACATCGAGGTCGACGACCGCTCCGGGTTCCCCGAGGAGGGAGAGGAACCCATCCTCTGTCTCACCTCCCACGACTCCTACGACGACGAGTACGTCGTCTGGCTCTACCAGTCGCCGGACGGCATCGACGGCCCAGAGGCGCTCGCGGGCTACGACCCAATCCGCCAGGACGCCGATTTCGATGCCGACGTGCGAATCTTCGAGGAAGAGGAGGCGATGCTCGAGGCGTTCGTCGACTACATCGTCGAGACCGACCCGGACGTCCTGACCGGCTGGAACTTCGACGACTTCGACGCCCCTTACCTGCTGGACCGCCTCGACGTCCTCCAGGACTACGGCCACGACTACGACCTCGACGTGGACCGTCTCTCGCGGGTGAACGAGGTCTGGCGCAGCGACTGGCAGGGCCCGGACATCAAGGGCCGGGTCGTGTTCGACCTCCTGTATGCCTACAAGCGAACGCAGTTCACCGAACTCGAGTCCTACCGCCTCGATGCCGTCGGTGAACAGGAACTCGGCGTCGGCAAGGAACGCTATTCGGGCGACATCGGCGACCTCTGGGAGCAGGACCCCGAGCGCCTGCTGGAGTACAACCTCCGTGACGTCGAACTCTGCGTGGAACTCGACCGCGAGCAGGACATCATCGACTTCTGGGACGAGGTGCGTACGTTCGTCGGCTGTAAGTTAGAGGACGCCACGACGCCCGGCGACGCCGTCGACATGTACGTCCTGCACAAACTCTACGGTGAGTTCGCGCTCCCCTCGAAGGGCCAACAGGCGAGCGAGGACTACGAGGGTGGGGCCGTCTTCGACCCGATTACGGGCGTTCGCGAGAACGTAACTGTTCTAGATCTGAAAAGTCTGTATCCCATGTGCATGGTTACCACGAACGCGAGCCCGGAGACGAAGGTCGACCCGGAGACCTACGACGGCGAGACGTACCGTGCGCCCAACGGGACCCACTTCCGGAAGGAACCGGACGGCGTCATCCGGGAGATGGTCGACGAACTCCTGACCGAGCGCGAGGAGAAGAAGGAACGCCGGAACAGTTTCGACCCCGAGAACCCGGAGTACGAGCGCTTAGACCGCCAGCAAGCGGCGGTTAAGGTGATAATGAACTCGCTTTACGGCGTTTTGGGGTGGGACCGGTTCCGCCTCTACGACAAGGAGATGGGTGCGGCGGTCACCGCCACCGGTCGGGAGGTCATCGACTACACCGACGAAGTCGTCGAAAACGAAGGGTACGAGGTCGTATACGGGGATACTGACTCAGTGATGCTCCAACTCGGCGACATCGGCCCGGACGACGTCGAGGGCGACATCTCAGTCACCGACGAGATGCGCGAGAAGCACCCCGAGATGGACGAGCGAGAACTGACGACGCTCGCGGCGACCATCGCGAAAGGGTTCGAACTCGAGGACACTATCAACGCCTCCTACGACGAGTTCGCGACCGAACAGCTGAACGCGACCGACCATCGCTTCCAGATCGAGTTCGAGAAGCTCTACCGGCGGTTCTTCCAGGCGGGCAAGAAGAAACGGTACGCGGGCCACATCGTCTGGAAGGAGGGCAAGCACGTCGACGACATCGACATCACGGGCTTCGAGTACCAGCGCTCGGACATCGCACCGATCACCAAGCGGGTCCAGAAGGAAGTCATCGACCGCATCGTCCACGGCGAGGACGCAGAGAGCATCAAGACGTACGTCGGCGAGGTTATCGAGGACTACCAGGCCGGGAACGTCGACTTCGACGACGTGGGCATCCCGGGCGGTATCGGGAAGCAACTGGACAACTACGACACCGACACCGCGCAGGTCCGGGGCGCGAAGTACGCCAACCTCCTGCTGGGGACGAACTTCCAGCGCGGGTCGAAGCCCAAGCGCCTGTATCTCGACCGGGTCCACTCGGATTTCTTCGAGCGCATCGAGGACGAGGAGGGACTCGACCCGGCACAGGACCCCCTCTACGGCGAGTTCCGACGGGACCCCGACGTCATCTGCTTCGAGTACGCCGACCAGATCCCCGAGGAGTTCGAGGTCGACTGGGACAAGATGCTAGAAAAGACCCTGAAAGGCCCCATCGCCCGCATCCTAGAGGCGCTGGACATCTCCTGGGACGAGGTCAAGAGCGGCCAGGAACAGACCGGACTCGGGCAGTTCATGTGA
- a CDS encoding ABC transporter ATP-binding protein has translation MAVLEINNLHAEVAEEDGEQILRGVDLEVQSGEIHALMGPNGSGKSTTAKVIAGHPAYRVTDGEVLIHLEDDEFGEDFEIPEDMRTWNLLDLEPNERAALGVFLGFQYPAEIEGVTMVNFLRTALNAKLEEREELFEEDDEEDAEAEDTNEDAAGYDTSPMEGNVEEGEVGVAEFQQILQEKMEQLDMDEKFASRYLNAGFSGGEKKQNEVLQAAILEPSIAVLDEIDSGLDIDRLQDVSNGINALRDEQGAGILQITHYQRILDYVEPDHVHVMLDGKIAKSGGAELAEQLEDEGYDWVREEVYEAA, from the coding sequence ATGGCAGTACTCGAAATCAACAATCTCCACGCCGAAGTCGCCGAAGAGGACGGTGAGCAGATCCTTCGCGGTGTCGACCTCGAAGTGCAGTCGGGCGAGATCCACGCCCTGATGGGCCCGAACGGGTCGGGCAAGTCGACCACAGCGAAGGTCATCGCCGGGCACCCCGCCTATCGAGTCACCGACGGTGAGGTGCTCATCCACCTCGAGGACGACGAGTTCGGCGAGGACTTCGAGATCCCCGAGGACATGCGGACCTGGAATCTCCTCGATCTCGAGCCCAACGAGCGCGCCGCCCTGGGCGTCTTCCTCGGCTTCCAGTACCCCGCCGAGATAGAGGGCGTCACGATGGTGAACTTCCTCCGCACGGCGCTCAACGCCAAGCTCGAAGAGCGCGAGGAGCTCTTCGAGGAGGACGACGAGGAGGACGCTGAGGCCGAGGACACCAACGAGGACGCCGCCGGCTACGACACCTCGCCGATGGAAGGGAACGTCGAAGAGGGCGAGGTCGGTGTCGCCGAGTTCCAGCAGATCCTCCAGGAGAAGATGGAGCAACTGGACATGGACGAGAAGTTCGCCTCCCGCTATCTGAACGCCGGCTTCTCCGGCGGGGAGAAGAAACAGAACGAGGTCCTCCAGGCCGCCATCCTCGAGCCGTCCATCGCCGTGCTCGACGAGATCGACTCTGGGCTGGACATCGACCGCCTGCAGGACGTCTCGAACGGCATCAACGCGCTCCGCGACGAGCAGGGCGCCGGCATCCTCCAGATCACCCACTACCAACGCATCCTCGACTACGTCGAACCCGACCACGTCCACGTGATGCTCGACGGCAAAATCGCCAAGTCCGGCGGCGCCGAACTGGCCGAGCAACTCGAGGACGAAGGCTACGACTGGGTCCGCGAGGAAGTCTACGAGGCCGCGTAA